Genomic DNA from Porites lutea chromosome 4, jaPorLute2.1, whole genome shotgun sequence:
TCCTACGAGTTTAAAGACATATATGAAAGAAGAATAgcactggggggggggggggtactcccttatataagccatataggtatgtgccatcCCAAAGGGTATGATTTTTTgcaccattttggtctgaaaagaGTTGGGCCCATTTTGGCCTAGAATAGTTTATGGTGTTCAAGGTTGCTATGGGAGAGTATGAACGTAATTGTCGTTTCAGTACCATTTGAATAagaaaaaacagtaaaatgcaAATCGAACTTGGTTTTGAAGAAGTCCTTTTGTTGGcattctaatctaagtaatgatgtcATAAGTTCTTAGAGGCTAGGTCTGAAAATGGttttgaaaaatgacatttttttggtctgaaataggatcAGGATTTGAAAAACCGGGTGGCACACGCGCACTAAGAATTCCCCCggaataccccccccccccggatcaCCACTTGATTGAACAAATTAAGAATAtatcaaataaagaaaacttgtAGTTGTAgtttcatatttaaaaaaaggctgGAGGTAACTGTATACATTACAAAAAGATATCAAATAAATTTTCATCATTGAGCCTTAATAGGGGTGTTGTCGAGGTACGGCACTGGAGGGTAATGAAAGACCGCCTAGCTCATTCACAAAACTGGCACCTTTTTTTTAAGCTCatgttttgttctttaaaagaAGTTTAAGGTAGAAAAAGGAGAATATGTTAAAAAGCCAACCTTTTCAATTTGCAGTTCCATGTTGTGCAATTATGCGGGCGTTATGGCGAAAATACTTCAAACATTGAATATGAACAAGAACTTTGAAAACAAAGATGGAGGGCCAAGATTTGGCCGAGGCAGCACTGCGACTCGTTTTcgaaacagccaatcagagtcaAGAATGAGCTGCAAATTTGCCGCCAAACTGACGCGCCAACACCTGATTCGAGACATGTATGTCATTGTGATGTTTGGAGGTCGCCATGTTGGCAAGATTGTTTGTACTGCTTTTGAGTTACTTTTTTCTACTCTTTCTTGTTGCTCGAATATTTGAGATTTCATCCACGTGGCTCAAGGCAGGATGTTTGGCCAGCCAGCTTTTGAATCCGTTTGCGCTGAGCGTGAGAAAATTAAAGTCGATCTTGGAGCAGCGGGGCGTGAGTTACTCCGGGTTGGTGGAGAAGAAGGAACTTGTCGAGCTTGTAGAAGCGTGTGGAGCAGTAACCGAAGCTGAAAGCTGCTCTGTCGTCGCTGAAAGATCTGCAGATGACCAGGAAAGTGATGATTTAAAATTCACCGGTGCATCTCACTTCTTTGAAGAAGTAGAAGACACCAAAGCAGGGACATGGTTGGTTGATGTCATTCCCAAGGGCCAATCTTCGCTGCTTCGGAGCAAGCAATGGTTTTTGCTCAAAAGAAAGATTGCTCGATTTGGCATTCGAATGGGAACGTTCTTATGTGAAAATGATCCAAGACTGTGTGTAAAATATGGCTGGGATAAGCCATCCTTAGTTATTTCAATGCCCCAAAGCAACCAGCCCAAAGGTAACgtcattttaaaaacatatgACTCCAAACCTTCGGTGGATCATATTTTTCAGTGGATCAACAGAGAGCTTTCATCCAAGGTAGTTATTCTGAATAGTGTGGAGGAATTTGTGGACACATTTGAAGCGAACATGAAACAAGAACCTGCCTATGTTGTGTTGTTTTCCACGTTATCTGAACCTCCTATGTATCTTGGTTCGCTGTCCGTTCAATTCACTGGAAGGGTTCGTTTTGGACACGTTCGAATTTCCGATTGGAAAGCACAAAAAGGCATCTTAAAAAACTACAATGGCGATAATTTTCCGAGCCTTATGGTATTCACGCCAGAGGTTAATTTGACATACGGACATGGAAAAGGAGAATGGATAGAATATCGTCGTCTAcaactatttttgaaaacgattcACCCAGAGGTCAATGATGTGTTCGTGACAGTTCTTATTATTGTAAACGTGAGCTGCTTTATTGAATTGTTCCTAATGAACGGTGGTATACTGAAAAGAATCATACACTTTATGTGGTTACTGACGTTCTATAATACAAGTCTTATAATGCTTTGTTTGCCAGTGGTTACCCTGTTCCAATTTCCTTGGCTTAGTCCAGTCCTTGAATTCGTCTTAAAGTATTGCAGATACGTAATGACATCAGATGCTGCTGCAGTAATGAGGCTGTACACAATGTTTGGTTTGCAGCACAAAAAACTCATATTTGGAGGTTACATTGTTTATTGCTCAATAATACGCTGGATTCGGATCAAGTTCAAGCACCACTTTGGCCTTGAGGATGAAAATAACAATACCATGTCCATAAGAGAATGGTTTGCACAAGACCTACATTACTTGACGAATGTTGTCCAGAGTTTCCCGTCCTTAAGACAACCTCAAGTTGAGTACAGCACCTCTGGCCTTGAAGATGGTTTTGAACTACTTATACGACGGCTTGCAGTGCCTGAACTATGGCTACGTCCAATAATCCCCACTGATTTCATTAATAACTTACCAGTGTGGAAATTCTGTTGTTCCCAGAGTTGTGATAGCAAGCGTGGGTATTGTAAAAAGCAATGCAGAAAGCACAGATGTTGTCAAAAATCATCTCAACCGGTTGGGATGTTTGTAGATCATGATTGTGCCATATGTCTGGAGGATTTTAGGAGTGGTTGTCTGTTGCTTGGTTTACCCTGTGGTCATTGTTACCATCAGCAGTGTATTGAAGCATGGCTGTGTGGAGGAAATAGTGCTGGTCGGTTCTGCTGTCCTGTTTGCCGTTGGCCGGCTTACAAGCAAAAGCCATTTGCTCTGGAAGGAAATCTTGAGGGTGGTCAAATGCAAGTCAGTTGAATCCCTGTTCATTAAACAAATGAATTACCTTATTTATTTGGCTGTAAGCTGAGACTCTAAACTTTAAAGTCGTAGAATCAGCATAACCAAGAATGAAAGGTAAATCCAAAGCACCCGGCTATAAGGCGAGACCCACTGTTACAAGACTCTTAGCTACTGTAAAACCTAACAATTGCGAAAAAAAATGTGTTGACCTTCTCTAGGAAAACgtacaataggccatttccgagttcccctggGCCTCTATatgaaaacgaggttaagtTCTCAGCCTTtcatatggaaatgattttcattctcatgcaaataaaactcattttcacaagaaaggttgtgcactttgcctcattttgaaagtgagggtttttggaactcgaaagTGGCCTATTGTTGTTTGGGTTTTTCACTGCTATCAATCTTTCCTCATGTCTTTATCGCATTATGCTTGAAATGATCATATAAATCGTCTTTCAACTAAAACAAACCACATCAGTTTGCGTTGCATTTGCCTGTGCTTAGTAACCAGGCAAATGCTTTCAAGCACAAGTTTGACCAAACGTGGCAGATTGCTCACAAATTCCTTGAcatgtttcatttgttttacacCTTCCCTCATTGTAAAAGGCTTACCAATGTGAGATTTTAATTGTGAGACCTGTTTTTGCCAGATATTTTGACTTATTTGGGACTGAATTTCCGTGCTTAGCTAATTTAACATTCAGATTTGTAGTTACGCAATCAATTCAATCTTTTTCCAGTgctatttgcttggcttataaGTGAATACATCCCTCTTTAGTAGAGTTTTAATGCACGGAAAAAGATGTTTTGTCAAAAACTCTTGGCTATAAGCTGAGACCCCCTCTTGGCCTCAAGTTGCACTGAActttagctttaatttgtgtATGAAAATCGCTCGGCTTATAGTGGAATAAATATGGTAACCTAACTTTTAAAAGATTTGTAAGAATTGACAGACTGGACAGTGTAGCACAGGTCAAGTGGATAGGTTCTTTGTTAAGTTAAGGTTAGTTGGGGCTGTAAGTGTGTCTGTGTCTGGTAAATGCTTTTTAATGCTGCATGTATTATTGTGGACTTTAAGCATTATGATAGCATCATCAAGAAAAATGTTGCTTGACAAAGtaatttcttttggtttttgttGACTATGAAATTGTACTAATTTGTTCAGTTTTGCAGAACTGACTTTGGAGGGAAGAATGGAATATAAAATGAACAATGTATAATTTTTATATGATTACCATTACACTTTTAAATTACACAAACAACATTGAGTGATATTTGAACTTGGACAGAGGGACAGAGAACCTTTTAACCTCTACCCTCCCTGATGTGAAACAACTTTGTAAAAGCCCACATCAATCTTCAGTAAAAATAGCCTAGTCTGCTGGTGCTGTGATAGGTTTTCTTAAAGAGTACTCAGAACTTGGACTCAGAACTACTAGGCACACGTAGAGGAGTTGAAAGTTACATGTAAGTTGTTTTTTAGTTTCAGTGGACaagggaatgggtaaataacGTAAACTTGTCAAGTTTTCAGgtcaaaaatgttttcaaatttgtgcttgtgtGATAAGcacacaaaaagcaaaacattgtgacgtcataactATGGTTACATACTCTCATGTAAACAtgcctctcagccaatcagagcccTAACTAAATTTTGCCTAAAAAAGctaaaccctgaaggattctggttgtagtagtaaaatgatgtcatgGTGCAAATGACCTATCATGTGAGCTACCAGCCTTAACAAATGACCAATAAGTAGAAAATAAACGGAAGTGTGAAAAAAGTCTAAAATAGCAGTTAATAATGGTACATTGTATTACTGATGTAAGGGAATACCATTAAGTTTTCAACTACTTATGAGTTGCTCTCTATAGTTGGTCTCATCAATTTATTTCTTGTATGGCCTGTTACACCTTTTTCTCTCTCTGTGATAAAAGTTAGACAAATTTGGCTTGTTTTAAACACTTTGTATTATTCTTTTCCATAGCGGACAGATCAACTGAATTCAAGTATTTTTACCTTTGCTCACCTTTAAAgacaaaattataaaagcaTAGCatattttgttgattttttgtattttccgGAATAGTATTTGCGACTACCTCAAAATGTTACTGTTACTGAATCCTTAAAACAAGATTGGTTTTCCTGTGTCCATTTGAAATTAAGAAGGTAAAAACTGAAAAGACACTAACTTTGTTGACTTTGTTATGTACACTTTCTTGCGACCAAAAAATTGTAGGGCGAGACATGACGTGGATGGGGTATGTTGTCTGATACCTGCCTTCCTATTTGCCACCACGTGACCCAAAATAACCagcaaaaattatgcaaaaatttatTGGTGGGTTATAATGGGGTGTAATCCTTTTAATTTAAGTTTATAACGTGTAAGCACTTTTCACAAGTGCCATCAAATCAGTGCCAATGAGATTCTTCAGGCCATTCACCTAAGAGCGACTAAGAGCCAATTACTTACACTGTTTTAATACATTTATTGAATATTCTTCTTGTTTACTCATAATACTAGTTCCAGAGGGATCAATTTGCTTTCAGTTTCTTAGTAAACTTAATGTTGAAATAAAACTGTTCCTCATTTTCAATCTTGCCTCCTTGGTTCTATTctgtaaaataatataaacaagGGAAAGTTGCTGTAAAAAATATAGTAACAATGGAAACAAAGGATTGTGATAACTATGGAAGTTACATTTCTTGCTAAATTTTTAAGGTGCAAATTCtgcaaaaattcaaagaaatttggGAAAAACTGAGAAATATAGTTTTGCCACCTAATTTTTTATGCCTTGGGTgctatttgacaaaaaaggcctgtaaaccaaggaaaaaaagtgactgtatttcctcaaataataacCAGGGGCGTAAAAagagggggcgattattcgagggaggcgattgtTTCAAGTTTTGTTCACCTCAAGTTGTGCCCTAAatatgttgttttattttaataatcaGGTCAAATAAACTGACCttgggctttttaagtgttccaaatttggttccttgattaattttcggAGCTTGAAtcatcactgatcagttttgctgaatCTTGTTGCACTTCAACTTGACTGGGTGGgataaaaggaagagaagatggCAAGAAGGGTGGTGAGGGGCGATTATTTTAACCATTTCCATCaaaggggggcgattattcgagggcggtgattaatcgagggacggtTATTAATCAAGGAAATATGGTATTGAAGCTTCCTGACACCAGGAACATACACAAAATGCTAAAAATTCCTGAAAAAAGGAGGCAAAGACTGAAACTACAACAGCACGGTTTACATACACTTGAGAGAAGGCCAAAACTATACAAGTGCTTTCAGGTATGGCCTAGCCACAAGCCTAGGTGGGGAAGGGGGTActcaaaaaattaatgttcatATGGGGAGGCTCCATCCTGAGGTCTGAactccttacccttttatataccatttttcacgaaaaaagtacccctttcgtataccctctattaacaaatggtacccctttcacataccttgtttagtattttgcatcccttttaactgctttaAATGCagtgtcttttaaataggaatcaatcacaaaaatagaacgttttctcgactttttaaagCCTTAAGAGtaatctgttagcccttttgggtcCTTTTACAGACTGACCTAattgacagatttccctatACCCTATCACATACTTCAACCAGTGAAATCCggtccctaccctttcatataccgaaagcctgaaaaaggttcCCCTTCGGGCAGAGCCTCCCCCTATAGGCCATCATACGGAGTACCGGGCCACAAAGAGGTAAAAATAACAGCCCTTCCAAGGCCAAGCTGTTAGTGCATGCAGGATTTGTATAGGTAAGATGTAAAGTGACGTAATGTTTTGTGTCTTCACCTCTCCTTACGATTTTCAACTGAAATACAAAAGCTTGAATACCCAAGTAAAAAGTAATTACTTGGTTTTTgccgggggcgggggggggggggggaggggagaggttGAGTGGTAAAACCATCCAACTGTGGATCTGGCAGTCTTGGCTGAAGCCTCGTTGTTATGTTGTTTTAAGCGTCTTTGCTCCACCTTGCTTTTCTTCACCCATACCCCAGTTGATCAAACGTTGTACCGCTATCTGCTGGATAAATGTCACTTTGATCAAGCATATGAGTATTTGGAAACTAATATCCATCTTTGAACAACTACAAGGCGACAGGTAGTCTCAGAAATGACTGTCAAAGGGACGGCATACTCCACCTTGGATTGTCTCACAGGCCAGCCATATTCATTTACAATAAAATGGATTCTAATAACATATTGTTGTGGTGTTACTCCCTTCATCCAATGCACCAGCATCCCATCCAAGGGAAAGTAGCAATACTTTTAGCCGCTTAATGTGACTGAAACAAGGTTCCAGTTGTGTGAGTCCCACTGGCTTACGTCCACCTTCAACTCACCCTTGACAAAGATGACCCGGCATTGATTTTTCCCTATGGCAATAGATTGTGCCACCCCATTCTGTTTTCATCACCTCAAGTCCTGTATTTTGTCCTAAACAAGAAGTATCTAATAACACATGTCAGGAGTTTATGGTCCTATTGTAAGGAAAATAAAGATTACCACGGTATGCACATGATCTTAATTATGTATTCATGGCCAACAAATTAGGAGTTCAAATAGTAATTAATTTTGTCAGAGGGAATTTCTACTTGATAAATTCCACccaagaaaattttggaattttcaTTACGTAAACGGCCCAGTTAAAATTAGTTGGTAGCTGGCAATTTTACCACTTCCTGTGGAATATATTTCCACCTGCTCAACACTTAGGgtaatttaaaaatattaatgatGTTGAATATAAACAATGCACGTTTAGGCCAGCTTTGTCACTACTTGACAGGGATGGAGGGAAATCCTCTTCCTTTTTCTCTAAAGTGCCTAACAGCTTTCCTCTTGATTTGCCTCAAAACATGTTTTAGGCTATGACAACATTAGGAaacatttaaataaattttaaaacttaaatgcatttaataatgattaaaaaacaGGGGGACTAGTCATCTACTTCTAGGTATAATGGCACTTTTTAGATGTGTACAATTTTCAGTGCTGAGGCACTTTTGTACTCCATTCCAAAATAGATCTAGAATATCCAGAAGGTATAAACAAGTCAACAACTGTGTATTGTAAATGGAGACTTGTGATTAGATTCTGCTGACAAAaggtaactttttttattttccacaTATAAAGTATTAGAATAGAATTTTATCTGTAATGGCTCAATTATTACTCTGGTAGTtacatacaatacaataatttattcaactttattgattaacaatattattattttattttataaagatAGTTCAACTTGTAGTAGTGTACACTTGACCTTATGTGATAACGATAATGTGTACCTGTATGATAACTGACATTCAAATATAAATAATGATAGAATATGTACTACTTCTTTTAACCTGTGACTTAAACAAATACCCtatttgtttctttaactgGCCCAcaagtttttaagttttttttttgtcataattttgcctgttttggtcttttttctatttccttgTTATAgttaataataatgttttcGTAAAGACACCTCCACACTATGGACACCTGACTATAATGGAAAATTCAGCTGGCTCTAAAGTTTCTGGTTGTCTTTACCTCAGTCCATAATTTTACAGGCTGTAAACAGGCCTTGTGGTTGGGATCAGGCAAAGGCGTAAGGGAAAGTTTATTCTTCCCATCTTTCCTTACATGTACCTGTGTGCTCTACCCCAGGGATGTAGCTAAGGAAAAGCTAATCAGACTTTTTATTAGTCAACCTGGCTTTTTAACTCAACTACACCTTCAAATATATCCCATTTACCTGTTTTCCAGAGCAATTTGAGCCAGTGGTAAGGTCTTTTACAGCTGGT
This window encodes:
- the LOC140933106 gene encoding E3 ubiquitin-protein ligase RNF103-like; its protein translation is MLARLFVLLLSYFFLLFLVARIFEISSTWLKAGCLASQLLNPFALSVRKLKSILEQRGVSYSGLVEKKELVELVEACGAVTEAESCSVVAERSADDQESDDLKFTGASHFFEEVEDTKAGTWLVDVIPKGQSSLLRSKQWFLLKRKIARFGIRMGTFLCENDPRLCVKYGWDKPSLVISMPQSNQPKGNVILKTYDSKPSVDHIFQWINRELSSKVVILNSVEEFVDTFEANMKQEPAYVVLFSTLSEPPMYLGSLSVQFTGRVRFGHVRISDWKAQKGILKNYNGDNFPSLMVFTPEVNLTYGHGKGEWIEYRRLQLFLKTIHPEVNDVFVTVLIIVNVSCFIELFLMNGGILKRIIHFMWLLTFYNTSLIMLCLPVVTLFQFPWLSPVLEFVLKYCRYVMTSDAAAVMRLYTMFGLQHKKLIFGGYIVYCSIIRWIRIKFKHHFGLEDENNNTMSIREWFAQDLHYLTNVVQSFPSLRQPQVEYSTSGLEDGFELLIRRLAVPELWLRPIIPTDFINNLPVWKFCCSQSCDSKRGYCKKQCRKHRCCQKSSQPVGMFVDHDCAICLEDFRSGCLLLGLPCGHCYHQQCIEAWLCGGNSAGRFCCPVCRWPAYKQKPFALEGNLEGGQMQVS